One genomic window of Desulfobacterales bacterium includes the following:
- the rnc gene encoding ribonuclease III: MKPRNLIEIKQKISYEFKNRELLEEALRHSSFVNELSNSYLRDNECFEFLGDAVLNLVIGHILMIRFPKLKEGQLSRMRAALVNETQLADLAGKTGLGAYLSLGKGEIQTQGRKKKSILADAVEAVIAAVYLDGGFETAFRFIEYHFDPIISSMDEPDGNHDYKSQLQELVQIKHKMVPEYKVIGECGPDHDKIFSVQLNIQDIQTEGEGKSKKIAEQDAARKAVELLIKE, translated from the coding sequence ATGAAACCTCGAAATTTGATTGAAATTAAACAAAAAATATCATACGAATTCAAGAACCGGGAATTGCTTGAAGAAGCGCTTCGGCACAGTTCCTTTGTGAACGAATTGTCGAATTCATATTTAAGAGATAATGAGTGTTTTGAATTTTTAGGTGATGCGGTATTAAATCTGGTCATCGGTCATATCCTCATGATACGGTTTCCGAAATTAAAAGAAGGTCAGCTGTCCAGAATGAGAGCGGCGCTTGTAAATGAAACGCAGCTGGCGGATTTAGCCGGAAAGACGGGGTTGGGCGCTTATTTAAGCCTCGGAAAAGGAGAAATCCAGACACAGGGGCGAAAAAAGAAATCTATTCTGGCGGATGCTGTTGAAGCGGTTATTGCGGCGGTGTATCTGGATGGAGGGTTTGAAACGGCATTCCGGTTTATCGAATACCATTTCGATCCGATAATCAGTTCCATGGATGAACCCGATGGCAATCATGATTACAAAAGTCAGCTGCAGGAGCTGGTGCAGATCAAGCACAAGATGGTTCCGGAGTATAAGGTTATCGGAGAGTGTGGCCCGGATCATGACAAGATCTTCAGCGTTCAGCTCAACATTCAGGATATTCAGACCGAAGGCGAAGGAAAAAGTAAAAAAATAGCGGAACAGGATGCCGCCAGAAAAGCGGTTGAACTATTGATAAAAGAATAA
- a CDS encoding TAXI family TRAP transporter solute-binding subunit — protein MMRNFLKEIWSGVFILFIVSLFIATESFAGVYRFSGGPSGGTYQYYASGISTLAKKSGINVLASSSRGSVENIRLTHSGKANFSVAYSGDIFQGRNGTLKQDTRKYDNILALAYLYGAPAQLIVKADSNIKSTCDLEGRRIGVGTPGSGAAASCETYFTAMGLWDKIERNFLGYREAADAFKNNQLDGFWVLAGFPNASVLEAALQTDINLINTYKDGESVGLFEKYPCFSKVIVPANVYKGVVADVVTFQDSTIWIANKMVPEEVVYNLMKTVFAKEGLAYMISIHKSAKEMTIAGGVKGIVTPLHPGAEKFWKENGVVK, from the coding sequence ATGATGAGAAATTTTTTAAAAGAAATATGGTCAGGCGTTTTTATTCTGTTCATCGTGTCATTGTTCATCGCAACAGAATCTTTTGCAGGCGTATACAGGTTTTCCGGCGGTCCTTCCGGCGGAACGTATCAATACTATGCAAGTGGCATTTCGACTCTTGCCAAAAAATCCGGTATCAATGTCCTGGCCAGTTCATCCAGGGGCTCGGTTGAAAATATTCGTCTGACACACTCGGGAAAGGCAAATTTTTCAGTTGCTTATTCCGGGGATATTTTCCAGGGCAGGAATGGAACGCTCAAACAGGATACAAGAAAATATGATAATATTCTGGCGCTGGCCTATCTTTATGGTGCACCGGCACAGCTGATCGTGAAGGCGGATTCCAATATCAAATCGACCTGTGATCTGGAAGGCAGGCGAATCGGAGTCGGTACGCCGGGTTCTGGCGCTGCAGCCAGCTGTGAGACATATTTTACGGCGATGGGACTCTGGGATAAAATCGAAAGAAATTTTTTAGGGTATCGTGAGGCGGCAGATGCATTCAAAAATAATCAGCTGGATGGATTCTGGGTATTGGCGGGCTTTCCGAACGCTTCGGTTCTTGAGGCGGCGCTGCAGACCGATATCAATCTGATCAATACCTACAAAGACGGCGAATCGGTCGGGCTGTTTGAAAAATATCCGTGTTTTTCAAAGGTGATTGTCCCTGCAAATGTCTACAAAGGGGTTGTTGCTGATGTTGTTACGTTTCAGGATTCCACCATATGGATTGCCAATAAAATGGTTCCTGAAGAAGTGGTTTATAATCTGATGAAGACGGTATTTGCCAAAGAAGGGCTGGCCTATATGATCAGCATTCATAAATCCGCCAAGGAAATGACGATTGCCGGCGGTGTCAAGGGGATCGTTACGCCACTTCATCCCGGCGCCGAGAAATTCTGGAAAGAAAACGGGGTGGTGAAATAA
- a CDS encoding HD domain-containing protein yields the protein MNTSDNLNEKPLYNSRIIDTYIKLIQQKYSPIDIDDLLNYARMKPYEVADQGHWFTQTQINLFYERLVQLTHNEDIAREAGRYAASPESIGAMRHYILGLIGPKKVVEKITKITRNFTRSAVYESRAIAANKVEIIVTPADGVQEKPFQCENRIGYFEAIAIIFNNKRPTIHHPECIFKGDRHCRYVISWQKNPSDIWLKISKFTGLILFLCSCWFLIKNPLLTLETIAPVSGVIYLTLALISQKIHEKDLLTSLEYQMVSADKLVEQININYNNILVTNEIGQAISRHTTVENILSNVIQISQNRLDYDRGIILLANPEKNRLIFRAGFGYTDGQLKLFQHTRFRLDNPESKGIFIVSFREQRPFLINNIKDIEENLSLRSLEFSKQLGTQSFICCPVVCEGESIGIFALDNIESKRALVQSDVSLLMGISTSIGISIRNADLLNNRTKQFKSFIQVLAASIDARDPLTAGHSEKVTEYAVGICRELGLSEEYTEMIRVAALLHDYGKIAIPDSILKKRGTLTDQERDIVKTHAVQTREILKQINFEGIFSLIPEIAGAHHEKNDGSGYPDGLKGEDIPLGSKIIAVADIFEAITAKRHYRDPMPVDKALGILKEECNQHLDEDIVDAFWNYFTKSFENKLTVSLLPESDTQSNALSPAPGSEDILMVRAKVSARGRQSGEYR from the coding sequence ATGAACACCTCGGATAACTTAAACGAAAAGCCTTTGTATAACAGCAGGATTATCGACACATACATAAAACTGATCCAACAGAAATACAGTCCTATCGACATCGATGACTTGCTGAATTACGCCCGAATGAAACCATACGAGGTTGCCGATCAGGGGCACTGGTTTACTCAAACGCAAATCAATCTGTTTTATGAACGACTGGTACAGCTGACCCATAATGAAGATATCGCCCGTGAAGCGGGAAGGTATGCTGCATCGCCTGAATCCATCGGTGCGATGAGGCATTACATACTCGGACTGATTGGACCAAAGAAAGTTGTCGAAAAAATAACAAAAATAACACGCAATTTTACACGATCCGCGGTTTATGAATCCCGGGCCATAGCCGCCAATAAGGTTGAAATCATTGTAACCCCAGCAGACGGTGTGCAGGAAAAACCGTTTCAATGTGAAAACCGAATCGGTTATTTTGAAGCCATCGCAATTATTTTCAACAACAAACGCCCGACTATACATCATCCCGAATGCATATTCAAAGGCGACAGGCATTGCCGTTATGTAATCTCATGGCAAAAAAACCCATCGGATATCTGGCTCAAAATCAGCAAATTTACGGGATTGATTCTATTTCTGTGCTCCTGTTGGTTCCTGATCAAAAATCCGTTGCTGACCCTGGAAACCATTGCACCGGTTTCAGGCGTCATTTACCTGACACTGGCGTTAATCAGCCAGAAAATTCATGAGAAAGACCTGCTGACCAGTCTTGAATACCAGATGGTCTCTGCGGACAAACTGGTTGAGCAGATAAATATCAACTACAACAATATACTGGTAACCAATGAAATCGGCCAGGCAATCAGTCGGCACACAACCGTTGAAAACATTCTGAGCAATGTCATTCAAATCTCACAAAACCGCCTGGATTATGACCGCGGCATTATTCTGCTTGCCAATCCGGAAAAAAACCGGCTGATATTTCGTGCCGGATTCGGCTATACCGACGGCCAGCTCAAGTTGTTTCAGCACACTCGCTTTCGCCTGGACAACCCTGAATCCAAGGGTATTTTCATTGTCTCATTCCGGGAACAGCGGCCTTTTCTGATCAACAATATCAAAGACATCGAGGAGAACCTTTCCCTGCGCAGCCTGGAATTCTCAAAGCAACTGGGTACGCAATCCTTTATATGCTGCCCGGTGGTATGTGAGGGGGAATCAATCGGAATATTTGCTCTGGATAATATCGAATCCAAAAGGGCTCTGGTTCAAAGTGACGTCAGCTTGCTGATGGGCATTTCCACCAGCATCGGCATCAGCATCCGAAATGCGGATCTGCTGAATAACCGCACCAAACAGTTCAAATCGTTTATTCAGGTATTGGCTGCCAGCATTGATGCGCGTGACCCACTGACGGCCGGCCATTCTGAAAAAGTGACCGAATATGCGGTAGGCATCTGTCGGGAATTGGGGCTTTCCGAAGAATACACGGAAATGATACGAGTCGCCGCCCTTCTCCATGATTATGGTAAAATTGCCATTCCGGACTCTATTTTAAAGAAAAGGGGCACCCTGACCGACCAGGAGCGTGATATCGTAAAAACCCATGCCGTCCAAACCCGAGAAATTCTCAAACAGATCAATTTTGAGGGAATATTCAGTCTTATCCCTGAAATTGCAGGGGCGCATCATGAAAAAAATGACGGCAGCGGGTATCCTGATGGCCTGAAAGGGGAAGACATTCCATTGGGATCGAAAATAATCGCAGTAGCTGACATTTTCGAAGCGATTACCGCCAAACGTCATTACCGCGACCCGATGCCCGTAGACAAAGCGTTAGGCATATTAAAGGAGGAATGTAATCAGCACCTGGACGAAGATATTGTTGATGCATTCTGGAACTACTTTACCAAATCCTTTGAAAACAAACTTACAGTTTCTCTGCTTCCGGAATCAGATACCCAGTCCAATGCCCTCTCCCCCGCTCCCGGAAGCGAGGATATCCTCATGGTCAGAGCGAAGGTTTCCGCCCGCGGCAGGCAATCAGGGGAGTATAGGTAA
- a CDS encoding AsmA family protein: MNKIIKWIAMGVGALVVIVLAALIFIPKLVDMEQYRPRIEQQVAKAIGRPFSLGKDLQLSLFPWAGISFTDLSIGSPPDFREKNFMTVKSFEARVKLIPLLFRDIQVKRFVLKGPQIVLETLADGRVNWEFKPEKEPVVVPEVPKGPSPAKKGGGGFSIKSLAVGEFSISGGSLLWVDHGKKQQKEITDIRLDLEDVSFDRPIRLILSAMIAQVPVSLQGTIGPVGKDIGKNALPVEITVQAAEQIHMNVSGTVSDWVDSPRYDLKIDLASFSPRRLMGAVFPERPFPVKTSAPDVLDRVSLKAELKGDTQKVDLTSAVAILDDSRFEFDLRVKNFAKPDLTFDVKLDKIDVDRYLPPPVVPGKAKEGRAPQSPSVSGEKKMDYSPLRRMALNGAVSIGELKAVNARLAQVKLKADAKDGIIRLGSLSFDLYQGHIEGSAGINVQKDIPGTHVELTANQIQVGPLLGDVMQLDVLEGAMEAKVAIDASGDAPESIKRTLNGNGNIRFLDGAVKGIDLAGMVRNAQAAFGLAEKPEEKPRTDFSEIEVPFDISNGRVHTANARLMSPVIRITAMGDADLVKEVLDFRVEPKFVATLIGQGDTVERSGIMVPILVSGSFSSPRFRPDLKGMIQQKLEGQVPDIPDITKTITDKEALKKTLKPLEETAKEVLKGLPFGP, encoded by the coding sequence ATGAATAAAATCATCAAATGGATTGCGATGGGTGTGGGCGCACTGGTTGTAATCGTGCTGGCGGCCCTGATATTTATTCCAAAACTGGTGGATATGGAACAGTATCGACCGCGGATAGAACAGCAGGTGGCGAAGGCCATCGGGAGGCCTTTTTCTCTGGGAAAGGATTTGCAGCTGTCATTATTTCCATGGGCCGGGATATCGTTTACGGATCTTTCGATAGGAAGCCCTCCGGATTTCAGGGAAAAAAACTTTATGACGGTAAAATCCTTTGAGGCGAGAGTAAAGCTGATTCCTCTGCTGTTCAGGGATATTCAGGTGAAGCGGTTTGTGTTGAAAGGTCCTCAAATCGTGTTGGAAACGCTTGCCGATGGAAGAGTGAACTGGGAATTTAAACCGGAAAAAGAACCGGTTGTCGTACCGGAAGTGCCAAAAGGGCCATCGCCGGCCAAAAAGGGGGGCGGCGGGTTCTCGATTAAGTCGCTGGCGGTCGGTGAGTTTTCGATTAGCGGAGGTTCGCTGCTGTGGGTTGATCACGGTAAAAAACAACAAAAAGAAATTACGGATATTCGTCTTGATCTTGAAGATGTTTCGTTTGACCGTCCGATCCGTCTGATTTTATCGGCAATGATCGCACAGGTTCCGGTTTCCCTGCAGGGAACCATCGGACCAGTTGGCAAAGATATCGGCAAAAATGCTTTGCCTGTGGAAATCACTGTACAGGCTGCGGAGCAGATTCATATGAACGTCAGTGGAACGGTTTCCGACTGGGTGGATTCTCCCCGGTATGATTTAAAAATAGATCTGGCTTCGTTTTCCCCCCGTCGTCTGATGGGGGCGGTTTTTCCGGAAAGACCGTTTCCGGTTAAAACATCGGCCCCGGACGTGCTTGATCGCGTATCTCTCAAGGCCGAATTGAAGGGGGATACGCAGAAGGTTGATCTGACATCGGCTGTGGCGATTTTAGATGATTCCCGATTCGAGTTTGATCTCAGGGTAAAAAATTTTGCAAAACCCGATCTGACATTTGATGTAAAGCTGGATAAGATAGATGTTGACCGCTATCTTCCTCCTCCGGTGGTACCGGGGAAAGCAAAGGAGGGGCGAGCACCCCAATCTCCATCGGTTTCGGGTGAAAAAAAGATGGATTATTCGCCTCTGCGTCGTATGGCCCTGAATGGCGCGGTCAGTATTGGTGAATTGAAAGCCGTTAACGCGCGTCTGGCGCAGGTGAAACTGAAGGCAGACGCTAAAGATGGTATCATTCGTCTCGGCAGCCTCTCTTTTGACCTGTATCAGGGACATATCGAGGGCAGCGCCGGAATCAATGTCCAAAAGGATATTCCGGGCACTCATGTCGAGCTGACGGCGAATCAGATTCAGGTGGGGCCGTTGCTGGGCGATGTCATGCAGTTGGATGTGCTCGAAGGCGCGATGGAAGCCAAAGTGGCTATTGATGCTTCCGGAGATGCGCCCGAGAGCATAAAACGCACGTTGAATGGAAACGGAAATATTCGTTTTCTGGATGGAGCGGTAAAAGGCATAGATCTGGCGGGAATGGTGCGGAACGCGCAGGCGGCATTCGGGTTGGCTGAAAAGCCGGAGGAAAAACCCCGGACCGATTTTTCCGAAATTGAAGTTCCGTTCGATATCAGCAATGGCAGGGTGCATACCGCCAATGCCCGACTCATGTCTCCGGTCATAAGGATAACGGCCATGGGCGATGCGGATCTGGTCAAAGAGGTGCTTGATTTCAGGGTCGAGCCTAAATTCGTAGCCACGTTGATCGGTCAGGGAGATACCGTGGAGCGTTCCGGAATAATGGTGCCAATTTTGGTCAGCGGGTCTTTTTCATCGCCGCGATTCCGGCCGGATCTCAAAGGGATGATTCAACAGAAGCTTGAGGGACAAGTGCCGGACATCCCGGATATAACAAAAACGATTACCGATAAAGAAGCTCTGAAAAAGACGTTAAAGCCGCTTGAAGAAACCGCAAAAGAGGTGTTGAAAGGACTGCCGTTCGGTCCATGA
- a CDS encoding TRAP transporter fused permease subunit, with translation MYDRLNKVEKLAFDILSVGLVLFYSFSAIIRPASTQYHRGILVIITYVLVFLLYRSKSRIMRVADYLLIMGSVIFCGYWMLNFEALNYRAGAETYTDQLIGVAGVLIGIEVARRVIGLVFVILGAVAIAYGVYGPYVPELFAHPGDSFIGMCTTIFYQSDGVFGIMADVVATYVLLFVLFGSFLEKSGAQKFFMDFPLAAVGHRTGGPAKVAVIASALFGSISGSAIANTVSTGAFTIPLMKKAGFRPHVAGAIEPAASIGGMFMPPIMGAGGFIMAELTGVSYSRIMLIALFPAFMYFFSVFVMVHYEAKAHNIRGVKSEFSPWSILKAEWYYMLPLILITGFMLKGYSAGFSAIIGILSCIAVSWVKKETRIDLKGFVAASRSGAESSLKIGATIGVIGIIISVLTYSGLILTFADIVIQLAGGKLFLTILLIAFASLFLGMGVPVTAAYLITAVVAVPALTHLGVNEVAAHMIVYWLSQDSNITPPVCIAAFAGATIARANMWRTAFSSFKFAKFLYLGPFLFGYVPGFSLQGDTADIIKVFVLVTIGTFSYSWFLSLIWWYKIKEMWKKRAVAA, from the coding sequence GTGTACGATAGGTTAAATAAAGTAGAAAAACTGGCGTTTGATATTTTATCCGTAGGCCTGGTCCTGTTTTATTCCTTTTCGGCTATCATCAGACCCGCATCGACCCAGTATCACCGGGGGATTCTGGTTATCATTACGTATGTTCTCGTGTTTCTTCTGTATCGTTCAAAAAGCAGAATCATGCGGGTGGCGGATTATCTGCTTATCATGGGTTCTGTTATATTCTGTGGTTACTGGATGTTGAACTTTGAAGCGCTGAACTATCGTGCAGGCGCGGAAACGTATACGGACCAGCTGATCGGGGTGGCCGGTGTTCTGATAGGAATAGAAGTCGCCCGCAGGGTGATCGGACTGGTGTTTGTCATTTTAGGCGCTGTGGCGATTGCTTACGGCGTGTACGGACCCTATGTCCCTGAATTATTCGCTCATCCGGGAGACAGTTTTATCGGGATGTGTACCACCATTTTTTATCAGAGTGATGGCGTATTTGGAATTATGGCCGATGTAGTGGCCACTTATGTGCTGTTGTTTGTCCTTTTCGGATCGTTTCTGGAAAAGTCGGGGGCACAGAAATTTTTTATGGACTTTCCGCTTGCCGCGGTTGGGCACAGAACCGGCGGGCCGGCAAAAGTGGCGGTCATTGCCAGCGCATTGTTCGGCTCTATTTCAGGAAGCGCCATTGCCAATACGGTATCTACAGGCGCATTCACCATTCCTCTGATGAAAAAAGCCGGTTTCCGTCCTCATGTCGCGGGAGCAATCGAGCCGGCGGCATCCATTGGCGGCATGTTCATGCCGCCGATTATGGGAGCCGGCGGATTTATCATGGCGGAGCTTACGGGCGTTTCGTATTCCAGGATCATGCTGATTGCGCTGTTCCCCGCGTTCATGTATTTTTTCAGTGTGTTTGTGATGGTTCATTACGAGGCCAAAGCCCACAACATCAGGGGGGTAAAATCCGAATTCAGCCCGTGGAGTATCCTGAAAGCCGAATGGTACTATATGCTTCCATTGATTCTCATCACGGGGTTTATGCTGAAAGGCTATTCAGCGGGATTTTCCGCAATCATCGGTATCTTAAGCTGCATAGCGGTCAGCTGGGTCAAAAAGGAGACCCGGATCGATTTGAAAGGCTTTGTTGCGGCATCCCGGTCAGGGGCTGAAAGCAGCCTCAAAATCGGGGCAACGATCGGGGTGATCGGTATTATCATCTCTGTGCTGACATACAGCGGGTTGATATTGACCTTTGCGGACATCGTCATACAGCTGGCCGGCGGTAAACTGTTTTTAACGATTCTGCTCATCGCGTTTGCATCTCTTTTCCTGGGGATGGGCGTGCCGGTGACGGCCGCATATCTGATTACGGCCGTGGTTGCAGTACCTGCGCTGACTCATCTGGGCGTCAATGAAGTCGCGGCGCATATGATCGTATACTGGCTTTCACAGGATTCCAATATCACCCCGCCGGTATGTATCGCGGCGTTTGCCGGTGCAACCATTGCAAGGGCCAATATGTGGAGAACCGCTTTTTCATCATTCAAATTTGCCAAATTTCTCTACCTGGGCCCCTTCCTGTTCGGATATGTGCCCGGCTTTTCCCTGCAGGGGGATACCGCGGATATTATCAAAGTCTTTGTACTCGTTACCATCGGCACCTTTTCCTATTCCTGGTTCCTGAGTCTCATCTGGTGGTACAAGATAAAAGAAATGTGGAAAAAACGCGCAGTTGCCGCCTGA
- a CDS encoding OmpA family protein → MIAKTFKQLLVFILGLMMVGCAARAPVQEAPFFEPFGLNSKIQSGAFVQKVDNYLIILDASQSMSTAYKYKDYSKFTFTKEIIRRMNQALPDLKINGALRTFGHGACLPKELTLLINPLDTHTKSRLDAGLEKVSCAGGTSPIREAVQAVEEDLSQAQGSTALIIFSDGKDMNETPVAAAKRIKGRFGDKLCIYTVLVGDDPAGQILMEKIATAGECGFSLNAEDIATGQGMANFVERVFLKEGKDSDGDGIMDKLDRCPGTPKGVTVDSNGCPVDSDGDGISDDLDRCPNTPAGVRVDRYGCPLVIDTDGDGVSDALDQCPDTPRGAAVNDVGCWVCNPVQFEFDKWKITPQHYDALEGLLRCLKQSPSLTFEVQGHTCNIGTGPYNQTLSEKRARSVMEYLVIKGVEKDRLMIRGYGLTQPIDSNETREGRSKNRRVQLKPID, encoded by the coding sequence ATGATAGCAAAAACCTTTAAGCAGCTTCTTGTTTTTATTCTCGGTTTAATGATGGTCGGTTGCGCTGCTCGAGCACCTGTTCAGGAAGCGCCTTTTTTTGAACCGTTTGGTCTGAATTCAAAAATTCAGTCCGGTGCGTTTGTGCAAAAGGTGGATAATTATCTGATTATCCTGGATGCATCTCAATCCATGTCAACCGCATACAAATATAAGGATTATAGCAAATTTACCTTTACCAAAGAAATCATTCGGCGGATGAATCAGGCACTGCCGGATTTGAAAATCAACGGGGCACTGAGAACGTTCGGGCATGGGGCCTGTCTGCCGAAAGAATTAACCCTGCTGATCAATCCCCTGGATACCCACACAAAATCCAGACTGGATGCGGGGCTTGAAAAGGTGTCCTGTGCAGGGGGTACAAGTCCCATTCGTGAGGCTGTTCAGGCTGTTGAAGAAGACCTGAGCCAGGCCCAGGGGAGTACGGCGCTCATTATTTTCAGCGATGGAAAGGATATGAATGAAACGCCGGTGGCGGCTGCCAAACGCATAAAAGGTCGATTTGGGGATAAATTGTGCATTTATACGGTACTGGTGGGCGATGATCCTGCAGGCCAGATTTTGATGGAAAAGATCGCAACCGCCGGGGAATGCGGATTTTCGCTTAATGCCGAGGATATCGCCACGGGCCAGGGGATGGCAAATTTTGTTGAACGGGTATTTTTAAAGGAAGGGAAAGATTCTGACGGCGATGGGATCATGGATAAACTGGATCGGTGTCCGGGTACGCCCAAAGGGGTTACGGTCGATAGCAACGGGTGCCCGGTGGATTCGGATGGGGATGGTATTTCCGATGACCTGGACCGCTGCCCGAATACGCCCGCGGGTGTCCGGGTCGACAGATACGGCTGTCCATTGGTTATCGATACGGATGGCGACGGTGTCTCCGATGCTCTGGATCAGTGTCCGGATACCCCCAGGGGCGCGGCCGTAAATGATGTGGGTTGCTGGGTATGCAACCCCGTGCAATTTGAATTTGATAAATGGAAGATCACCCCTCAGCATTACGATGCGCTTGAAGGGCTGCTGCGGTGTTTAAAACAGTCGCCTTCATTGACGTTCGAAGTCCAGGGGCATACCTGTAATATCGGTACGGGACCGTATAATCAGACATTGTCAGAAAAACGGGCCAGATCCGTCATGGAATACCTGGTAATAAAAGGCGTTGAGAAGGATCGGCTGATGATCAGGGGCTATGGCTTGACGCAGCCGATTGATTCGAATGAAACAAGAGAGGGAAGATCAAAAAACAGGCGGGTGCAGTTAAAACCGATTGATTAA
- a CDS encoding radical SAM protein has protein sequence MQRFFYFAVSNLIFYEFVKLMPVERPFIIPIFIPEGGCPHQCAFCNQAAITGIKRHLLSPDKLRTLIDQFLQYRGPHRSSVQLSFYGGNFLGLDKNCMTSLLQTAAVYVDQGKVDSLRFSTRPDTVDEERLEILKEYPVKTIELGVQSMDDRVLEMSRRGHSAADSEQATALLKQRKYEIGLQMMVGLPGDDKDTCLATGQRIAALSPDFVRIYPTLVLQNSLLAIWYQKGQYVPLTLEQGISWVKPLYLLFREYGIKVIRMGLQPTDELSDGTTVLAGPYHPAFGHLVFSDVFLDMTLSQLASKADLTDPVVIHVHPGSIPKLRGHKNRNLREIKSRYHIETIHIVADPSLDESAVRVI, from the coding sequence ATGCAGCGATTTTTTTATTTTGCCGTCTCAAATTTGATTTTTTACGAGTTTGTCAAACTTATGCCGGTTGAACGACCTTTTATTATTCCAATTTTTATTCCTGAAGGCGGGTGTCCGCATCAATGTGCCTTTTGCAATCAGGCTGCCATTACAGGAATTAAACGACACCTTCTTTCTCCGGACAAGCTCAGAACGCTGATTGATCAATTTCTTCAGTACAGGGGGCCCCATCGGTCTTCGGTTCAGCTGTCGTTTTACGGGGGGAATTTCCTGGGGCTGGACAAAAACTGCATGACATCGTTGCTTCAGACTGCAGCGGTATATGTGGATCAAGGCAAGGTGGACAGTCTCAGGTTTTCAACCCGACCCGATACGGTTGACGAAGAACGCCTTGAGATCCTGAAGGAATATCCCGTTAAAACAATTGAGCTGGGTGTTCAGTCCATGGATGACAGGGTTTTGGAGATGTCCAGGCGGGGGCATTCGGCCGCGGATTCCGAGCAGGCGACGGCGCTGCTAAAACAGAGAAAGTATGAGATCGGTTTGCAAATGATGGTCGGCCTGCCGGGTGATGATAAAGACACCTGCCTGGCGACCGGGCAGCGAATAGCCGCCCTTTCACCGGATTTTGTAAGGATTTATCCCACACTGGTGCTTCAAAACAGTTTGCTGGCAATATGGTATCAAAAAGGGCAATATGTCCCCCTGACCCTTGAACAGGGCATTTCGTGGGTAAAACCCCTGTATCTTTTATTCCGGGAGTATGGGATAAAGGTGATTCGAATGGGACTGCAGCCGACGGATGAGCTTTCTGACGGCACGACGGTCCTGGCAGGGCCTTATCATCCGGCGTTCGGTCATCTGGTCTTCTCGGATGTTTTTCTGGATATGACGTTGTCTCAATTAGCCTCTAAAGCAGATCTGACAGATCCGGTTGTCATTCACGTTCATCCTGGAAGCATCCCGAAGTTAAGAGGCCATAAAAACCGGAATCTTCGGGAAATAAAAAGCAGATATCATATTGAAACCATTCATATTGTTGCCGATCCGTCCCTGGATGAGAGCGCGGTCCGGGTGATTTGA
- a CDS encoding methyltransferase domain-containing protein encodes MVTSSNYIMESEEESLRLDWKTDTAQVCQQALWAGIKPGMRVADIGCGPGKTTSCLNELVQPDGSAVGIDFSGQRILYAENHNQARGLTFIQKDFLAPLDELGAVDFIWIRFVLEYHRSRSYEIIKNITKILEPGGILCMIDLDLNCLCHYGMPRRLELAVFNIMDTLEKHADFDPYAGRKLYSFCYDLGYEDIDVSVASHHLFYGGINASDMYNWTQKVKIAAKESGYDFKEYGGDYHCFYREFQDFFSNPKRFTYTPLIACRGRKPSL; translated from the coding sequence ATGGTTACCAGCAGTAATTATATTATGGAAAGTGAAGAAGAGTCGTTGCGTCTGGATTGGAAAACCGACACCGCACAGGTGTGTCAGCAGGCCTTGTGGGCCGGAATCAAGCCGGGGATGAGAGTGGCTGATATCGGATGTGGTCCAGGCAAAACGACCAGTTGCCTTAATGAACTGGTTCAGCCGGATGGCAGTGCGGTTGGCATCGACTTTTCCGGGCAGAGGATTCTGTATGCGGAAAACCATAATCAGGCCAGAGGGCTGACATTTATTCAAAAGGACTTTCTGGCTCCTTTGGATGAATTGGGTGCGGTGGATTTTATCTGGATTCGGTTTGTTCTGGAATACCATCGGTCCAGGAGTTATGAAATCATAAAGAATATAACAAAAATTCTTGAACCGGGGGGTATCCTGTGCATGATCGATCTGGATCTGAACTGCCTGTGCCATTACGGTATGCCCCGGCGGCTTGAGCTGGCCGTTTTCAATATCATGGATACGTTGGAAAAACATGCGGATTTTGATCCCTATGCCGGGAGAAAACTCTATTCCTTCTGTTACGATCTTGGTTATGAGGATATCGATGTCTCCGTAGCGTCTCATCATTTATTTTATGGTGGAATCAACGCATCGGACATGTATAACTGGACTCAGAAAGTGAAGATCGCCGCAAAAGAATCCGGGTACGATTTTAAAGAATATGGCGGAGATTATCATTGCTTCTATCGGGAGTTTCAAGATTTTTTCAGTAACCCCAAACGGTTTACCTATACTCCCCTGATTGCCTGCCGCGGGCGGAAACCTTCGCTCTGA